One window of Marinilabiliales bacterium genomic DNA carries:
- a CDS encoding pyridoxal phosphate-dependent aminotransferase: MKEIVSGRIRKLSDSQTLAMNQKSSDLQAKGVDIINLSVGEPDFHTPPHIKEAAKKAIDDNFSFYSPAGGYLDLKQAIVKKLQNENKLDYSPSNIIVSSGAKHSIANALMVLVDEGDDVIVPAPYWVSYVELVKLSGGNNIILESSADNNFKVTPSQIEDAITPKTKVLLLCSPNNPSGSVYTRDELSDFVEILNRYPDIFIISDEIYEHINFVGKHESIASFKEIKDRVVLVNGVSKAFAMTGWRIGYMAAAEIIIKACSKLQGQFTSGPSSIAQKAAIAALTGDMSYTWKMREAFRRRRDLVTERAGKIKGMNVSKPEGAFYLFPEISHFKGMKYEGGVIESGNDFCMFLLEHAHVAAVPGEAFGSPFHVRISYAASDAKLNDAFDRIEHALEKLK; the protein is encoded by the coding sequence ATGAAGGAGATTGTTTCAGGCAGGATCAGGAAATTGTCAGATTCTCAAACCCTGGCAATGAATCAAAAGAGCAGTGATTTGCAGGCTAAAGGTGTAGACATAATTAACCTGAGTGTAGGTGAGCCGGATTTTCACACCCCTCCCCATATTAAGGAGGCCGCAAAGAAAGCAATTGATGATAATTTCTCATTTTATTCGCCGGCCGGGGGATACCTTGACCTTAAACAGGCCATCGTAAAAAAGCTGCAGAATGAAAATAAACTTGATTATTCGCCATCAAATATTATTGTCTCCTCGGGCGCGAAGCATTCCATTGCTAACGCATTGATGGTGCTGGTTGATGAGGGTGATGACGTTATTGTTCCTGCTCCTTATTGGGTCAGCTATGTTGAGCTGGTCAAACTGTCAGGGGGAAATAACATTATTCTTGAGAGCTCTGCAGACAACAATTTCAAGGTTACCCCCTCGCAGATAGAAGATGCGATTACGCCAAAAACCAAAGTGCTGCTGCTATGTTCTCCGAACAACCCTTCAGGTAGTGTATATACCCGTGACGAGCTTTCCGATTTTGTAGAGATCCTCAACAGGTATCCGGATATTTTTATCATATCCGATGAGATTTATGAGCATATTAACTTCGTGGGGAAGCATGAGTCGATAGCCTCGTTCAAAGAGATAAAAGACAGGGTGGTATTGGTTAACGGCGTATCAAAAGCTTTTGCAATGACAGGGTGGAGAATAGGATACATGGCTGCTGCTGAAATTATAATCAAAGCCTGCAGTAAATTGCAGGGGCAGTTCACTTCCGGGCCATCATCAATAGCTCAGAAGGCAGCAATTGCTGCTCTTACGGGAGATATGTCATATACATGGAAAATGCGGGAAGCTTTTAGGCGCAGAAGAGACCTGGTAACTGAAAGAGCAGGGAAAATAAAAGGCATGAATGTTTCAAAACCGGAGGGAGCATTCTATCTCTTCCCCGAAATCAGCCATTTCAAAGGTATGAAGTATGAAGGCGGTGTGATTGAAAGCGGAAATGACTTTTGTATGTTTCTGCTCGAACACGCCCATGTTGCAGCAGTTCCCGGCGAAGCTTTCGGATCACCATTCCATGTAAGAATTTCATATGCAGCAAGTGATGCTAAACTAAATGATGCATTTGACCGTATTGAACATGCGCTGGAAAAGCTGAAATAG